Proteins encoded in a region of the Sugiyamaella lignohabitans strain CBS 10342 chromosome B, complete sequence genome:
- the SEC23 gene encoding GTPase-activating protein SEC23 (GTPase-activating protein, stimulates the GTPase activity of Sar1p; component of the Sec23p-Sec24p heterodimer of the COPII vesicle coat, involved in ER to Golgi transport; substrate of Ubp3/Bre5 complex; ubiquitylated by Ub-ligase Rsp5p; proteasome-mediated degradation of Sec23p is regulated by Cdc48p; GO_component: GO:0030127 - COPII vesicle coat [Evidence IEA]; GO_component: GO:0030127 - COPII vesicle coat [Evidence IDA] [PMID 8004676]; GO_component: GO:0012507 - ER to Golgi transport vesicle membrane [Evidence IEA]; GO_component: GO:0005794 - Golgi apparatus [Evidence IEA]; GO_component: GO:0000139 - Golgi membrane [Evidence IEA]; GO_component: GO:0005737 - cytoplasm [Evidence IEA,IEA]; GO_component: GO:0031410 - cytoplasmic vesicle [Evidence IEA]; GO_component: GO:0005783 - endoplasmic reticulum [Evidence IEA]; GO_component: GO:0005789 - endoplasmic reticulum membrane [Evidence IEA]; GO_component: GO:0016020 - membrane [Evidence IEA]; GO_function: GO:0005096 - GTPase activator activity [Evidence IDA] [PMID 8451644]; GO_function: GO:0046872 - metal ion binding [Evidence IEA]; GO_function: GO:0008270 - zinc ion binding [Evidence IEA]; GO_process: GO:0006888 - ER to Golgi vesicle-mediated transport [Evidence IEA]; GO_process: GO:0006886 - intracellular protein transport [Evidence IEA]; GO_process: GO:0015031 - protein transport [Evidence IEA]; GO_process: GO:0003400 - regulation of COPII vesicle coating [Evidence IDA] [PMID 8451644]; GO_process: GO:0006810 - transport [Evidence IEA]; GO_process: GO:0016192 - vesicle-mediated transport [Evidence IEA]), which produces MVYVHESTRSIAFNGQKNYTFQRVEELLGIVPADVRPKHSNQPVRQGIPGTARYFHLLQEFEYDITNILEQAQLNAFHTKHDNRQHRCTGEALNIAQSMLQSIYPACPARIMLFTAGPCTIGPGMVVEPSLREPLRSHKDIDSETAKYYKKAKSFYDGLANRAAHNGNVIDIFAGCYDQVGLDEMSSLASRTGGVIILSDSFATSIFKQSFIRMFNVDSSPEGYLEMGFLASLMVKMSKEIKVSGLLGHAISSKGKTPSHVAETEIGIGGTSSWRIAGLRPSSTYALFFDITNTQPLTVVAGEAYPQAYIQFSTHYLHSSGFYRLRVTTIARPFDISNRGLGQPGQQSIVPTLSQSFDQEAAIAILAKLSIYKAESGLPIPDLTRWIDATLIKLCIRFANYIKEDPHSFRLPEAFIYFPQFVYHLRRSQFLQVFNNSPDETVYYRHVLMQEDTTNCSIMVQPTLTAYEIDKDEPEPVLLDSLSVNPNRILLLDTFFHILIYHGETIAAWRKQKYQELPEYENFKQLLEAPRQDASALLIDRFPLPRFIDTEARGSQARFLFSRLNPSKSASDIGSPVAGAVVLTDDVSLQDFMEYLIKLCVSKKAENIK; this is translated from the coding sequence ATGGTGTATGTGCACGAAAGTACGAGAAGTATTGCTTTCAATGGGCAGAAAAACTACACGTTTCAGCGGGTTGAAGAGCTTCTAGGAATAGTGCCAGCAGATGTCAGACCTAAACACAGCAACCAACCTGTCAGACAAGGGATACCCGGCACAGCCAGATATTTCCATCTTTTACAAGAGTTCGAATATGACATTACCAATATTCTTGAACAGGCTCAATTGAATGCCTTCCATACAAAGCATGACAACCGACAACATAGATGTACTGGGGAGGCTCTTAATATTGCTCAGTCCATGTTACAAAGCATATATCCAGCATGCCCGGCACGTATAATGCTGTTTACTGCTGGGCCCTGTACTATTGGGCCAGGTATGGTAGTGGAGCCGTCTTTGAGAGAGCCACTACGGTCACATAAGGATATTGATAGCGAGACAGCGAAGTACTACAAAAAAGCGAAAAGCTTTTATGACGGGTTGGCAAACCGGGCAGCTCACAATGGCAATGTGATTGATATATTTGCAGGCTGCTATGATCAAGTTGGGTTAGATGAGATGAGTTCTTTAGCTAGCAGGACTGGTGGTGTTATTATCTTGTCAGATTCTTTTGCAACATCAATTTTCAAGCAAAGTTTTATCCGTATGTTCAATGTTGATTCTTCTCCCGAGGGCTATTTAGAAATGGGATTTTTGGCCAGCTTGATGGTTAAAATGAGCAAGGAAATCAAGGTATCGGGGCTACTTGGTCACGCAATTAGTTCCAAAGGTAAAACACCGAGTCATGTGGCTGAGACTGAGATAGGTATAGGTGGTACCAGTTCCTGGAGAATAGCTGGATTGCGGCCGTCAAGTACATATGCActcttttttgatattaCGAACACCCAGCCTTTGACTGTGGTAGCTGGTGAAGCATATCCCCAAGCATATATTCAATTTTCGACCCATTACCTGCATTCTTCTGGATTCTATCGTCTCCGAGTAACTACAATTGCTAGACCGTTTGATATTTCCAACCGAGGACTTGGGCAACCGGGCCAACAGTCAATTGTACCAACGCTTTCTCAATCGTTCGATCAAGAGGCAGCAATTGCCATCCTTGCCAAGCTTAGTATCTACAAAGCAGAAAGTGGTCTTCCAATACCAGATTTGACGAGATGGATTGATGCAACACTAATCAAACTATGCATACGATTTGCTAATTACATTAAAGAGGACCCTCATTCTTTCAGACTACCCGAGGCATTCATTTACTTCCCACAGTTCGTCTACCATCTTCGTCGCAGTCAGTTTCTTCAGGTTTTCAACAATTCGCCTGACGAAACTGTTTATTACAGACATGTTCTTATGCAAGAAGATACCACGAACTGTTCGATCATGGTACAACCAACATTAACTGCTTACGAAATAGATAAGGATGAACCTGAACCTGTGCTTCTCGATTCATTGTCTGTTAATCCAAATCgaattttattattggaCACATTTTTCCatattcttatttatcACGGTGAAACAATTGCGGCATGGCGCAAACAAAAATACCAGGAATTGCCGGAATATGAGAATTTTAAACAACTTCTTGAAGCTCCTAGACAAGATGCATCTGCTCTTCTTATAGATCGGTTCCCACTACCCCGTTTTATTGATACCGAAGCAAGAGGAAGTCAGGCAaggtttttgttttctcgTCTGAATCCCTCCAAGTCAGCCTCTGACATAGGTAGTCCAGTTGCCGGCGCAGTGGTTCTCACGGACGATGTTAGCCTCCAAGATTTTATGGAGTATCTTATCAAGCTTTGCGTTTCAAAGAAAGCcgaaaatataaaatag
- the CDC3 gene encoding septin CDC3 (Component of the septin ring that is required for cytokinesis; septins are GTP-binding proteins that assemble with other septins into rod-like complexes that can associate with other rods to form filament polymers; septin rings at the mother-bud neck act as scaffolds for recruiting factors needed for cell division and as barriers to prevent diffusion of specific proteins between mother and daughter cells; GO_component: GO:0005619 - ascospore wall [Evidence IDA] [PMID 8636217]; GO_component: GO:0005935 - cellular bud neck [Evidence IEA]; GO_component: GO:0000144 - cellular bud neck septin ring [Evidence IDA] [PMID 1993729]; GO_component: GO:0001400 - mating projection base [Evidence IDA] [PMID 8791410]; GO_component: GO:0016020 - membrane [Evidence IEA,IEA]; GO_component: GO:0005628 - prospore membrane [Evidence IDA] [PMID 18826657]; GO_component: GO:0031105 - septin complex [Evidence IEA]; GO_component: GO:0031105 - septin complex [Evidence IDA] [PMID 18550837]; GO_component: GO:0031105 - septin complex [Evidence IPI] [PMID 9813094]; GO_component: GO:0032160 - septin filament array [Evidence IDA] [PMID 15282341]; GO_function: GO:0005545 - 1-phosphatidylinositol binding [Evidence IDA] [PMID 12665577]; GO_function: GO:0005525 - GTP binding [Evidence IEA,IEA]; GO_function: GO:0005525 - GTP binding [Evidence IDA] [PMID 14597621]; GO_function: GO:0000166 - nucleotide binding [Evidence IEA]; GO_function: GO:0005198 - structural molecule activity [Evidence IDA] [PMID 18550837]; GO_process: GO:0007049 - cell cycle [Evidence IEA,IEA]; GO_process: GO:0051301 - cell division [Evidence IEA]; GO_process: GO:0030011 - maintenance of cell polarity [Evidence IC] [PMID 10882120]; GO_process: GO:0000281 - mitotic cytokinesis [Evidence IDA] [PMID 12636916]; GO_process: GO:0000921 - septin ring assembly [Evidence IMP] [PMID 15282341]; GO_process: GO:0031107 - septin ring disassembly [Evidence IMP] [PMID 12429908]), which yields MNLSRKGESNNFLEPTVGVEAPSVSHVPIEPADSNLRNSVVNSNPVPEKNIIHRKLNSYVGFANLPQQWQRKSIKKGFNLNLMVVGESGLGKSTLVSTLFNMPMYGPKEKKDPGAEVPKTVNVKTVSAEIDEGGVRLRLTVIDTPGFGDFVNNSDSWKPIVEDIDRRFDAYLEDENKVHRSMSNDNRIHACIYFIQPTGHSLKPLDILVMKKLHQKVNLVPVIAKSDTMTEEEIITFKHRILEDIKHQEIEIFEPPRYENDDEETLVENAEIMASVPFAIVGSTQLVATPDGRSVRGRSYPWGVIEVDNEEHCDFVKLRQLIIRNHLEELRERTANVLYENYRTDKLTSLGIQQDSSVFREVNPSQKQEEERKYHEARLAKMEADMKNVFQQKVAEKEQKLKKSEGELFARHKEMKDNLEKQRAELEKKKSRLEQTRAVGEEKKSRNKFGLGGRN from the coding sequence ATGAACTTATCTAGGAAAGGAGAATCTAACAATTTTTTAGAACCCACGGTGGGAGTTGAGGCCCCTTCTGTGTCCCACGTTCCTATTGAACCAGCAGATAGTAACTTGAGAAACTCAGTAGTCAACAGCAACCCAGTTCCTGAGAAGAATATTATCCACCGTAAGCTCAATTCCTATGTTGGGTTTGCCAATCTACCTCAACAATGGCAGCGTAAGAGTATCAAAAAAGGATTCAACCTGAATTTGATGGTTGTCGGAGAGTCCGGTCTGGGTAAAAGTACTTTAGTTAGTACATTGTTCAACATGCCAATGTATGGGCCTAAGGAAAAGAAGGATCCTGGAGCCGAAGTTCCCAAAACTGTCAACGTTAAGACCGTCAGTGCAGAGATAGATGAAGGGGGAGTTCGTCTCCGGCTTACTGTTATTGATACCCCTGGATTTGGTGATTTTGTCAACAATAGCGACTCTTGGAAGCCAATTGTCGAAGACATTGATCGACGTTTCGATGCTTACCTTGAGGATGAGAACAAAGTTCACCGCAGTATGTCAAATGATAACAGGATTCACGCTTGTATTTACTTTATCCAACCCACTGGTCATTCTCTTAAACCATTGGATATACTTGTCATGAAGAAACTGCATCAAAAGGTTAACTTAGTTCCAGTTATTGCTAAATCAGACACGATGACAGAGGAGGAAATTATCACTTTCAAGCATCGTATCCTAGAAGATATCAAGCACCAAGAAATTGAGATTTTCGAACCTCCCAgatatgaaaatgatgacgaagaaacTTTGGTTGAGAATGCAGAAATTATGGCAAGTGTACCATTTGCAATTGTTGGCTCAACTCAGTTAGTAGCTACCCCTGACGGAAGATCAGTTCGTGGTAGAAGTTATCCATGGGGTGTAATTGAGGTTGACAATGAGGAGCACTGTGATTTTGTAAAGCTCCGTCAACTTATTATCCGAAATCACCTAGAGGAATTACGCGAACGCACCGCAAATGTTCTTTACGAAAACTACCGTACTGACAAACTAACGTCACTTGGTATTCAACAAGACTCATCTGTTTTTAGAGAAGTCAACCCATCtcagaaacaagaagaagagcgCAAGTATCATGAAGCTCGTTTAGCCAAGATGGAAGCTGATATGAAGAACGTATTCCAGCAAAAGGTCGCTGAGAAGGAGCAGAAATTAAAGAAGTCCGAAGGGGAGTTGTTTGCTCGTCATAAAGAGATGAAAGATAACCTTGAGAAGCAGCGTgctgaacttgaaaagaagaagtccCGATTGGAGCAGACCAGAGCTGTtggtgaagagaagaaatctCGTAATAAATTCGGCCTTGGAGGCAGAAATTAA
- the RTT10 gene encoding Rtt10p (WD40 domain-containing protein involved in endosomal recycling; forms a complex with Rrt2p that functions in the retromer-mediated pathway for recycling internalized cell-surface proteins; evidence it interacts with Trm7p for 2'-O-methylation of N34 of substrate tRNAs; has a role in regulation of Ty1 transposition; human ortholog is WDR6; GO_component: GO:0005737 - cytoplasm [Evidence IEA,IEA]; GO_component: GO:0005737 - cytoplasm [Evidence IDA] [PMID 14562095]; GO_component: GO:0005737 - cytoplasm [Evidence IDA] [PMID 21880895]; GO_component: GO:0005768 - endosome [Evidence IEA,IEA]; GO_component: GO:0005768 - endosome [Evidence IDA] [PMID 21880895]; GO_function: GO:0003674 - molecular_function [Evidence ND]; GO_process: GO:0032456 - endocytic recycling [Evidence IMP] [PMID 21880895]; GO_process: GO:0008033 - tRNA processing [Evidence IEA]) produces the protein MSIIDIDFTSEHPKHSIRKRFLDDWISSLAFAQDESLIYIQTAHNKILTLDSTTLDPISTSVCLEQSILYSGAILPLSIDGQRRTLIASGTVLGGVVIWELESQAILHTLSSHEGSIFGVVFSSDGKILASCSDDRSIRLWEVQSGKEIAIGWGHHARIWQLLFVHDNEKLISVSEDCSARVWSWNSESTSLICEQVLEGHLGRNVWCGALGNGEDRSVLATGGGDGRVKLWDIDLRASIDRNTKKYSMASTGFMDPTPVHKRKQEIFKNYVLLNYNHILVGTSKSRLLFFNGKSHTWKVIPEVTVDFYSIIKGFGNDPSCAAIATRDGKLFIARVSDNDIAVECFEVGHLFQGKLSDLLTFTVNTKHYVILETQNPHDPVVLFDDTGKCRAILTVPETFHPTAAVYESRTNILYLGSRHGAVASYTLDFTSDRVEITPNNCWRRVMSEDAITSILLRPSTNSLETTLILTSRGGYFMMVNIQGAHLRQLSLNRLPRCDIEGSSYSNGKLILYGFRTDLFFVWNHTDQYEVLTEKCGGAHRIWHFRMNPDDEDAYDLLYTKAVEVNHVKSSGHRAKFQQSVLQPLIHGREYRGIEFSSKKYNQQLIIATGSEDTCISLNTLDPRTGALTNWGIYEKHVSGITSLHWTEEGEYLISSSGQEELTIWKVTLAKDEGPHIYPLISLPTTCDIPDLRIMNSVTRKLTNGKYLVVSIYSDSTFRGWIFDPTETSFQPSFSGNYRECCLLNCDILVLNDEFYLSISSTDGHLAIWKIGTEQSLGMFTPLAESLLRVQLHQSSVKGSFFYQKTPLSFLHVSGGDDNSLVATDINFANGSISGTRISVVENAHSATITGIARIPGASDLVFVSIGSDQNLRKWKLTPEGISLVDSRYTTVADTGVIDAYSDANGSIVALAGMGMSIWTV, from the coding sequence ATGTCTATTATCGATATTGATTTTACTTCGGAGCACCCGAAGCATAGTATAAGGAAGAGATTTCTTGATGATTGGATATCCTCGCTAGCATTCGCTCAAGATGAATCCTTGATCTATATTCAAACAGCACATAACAAGATTTTGACGTTGGACTCTACTACACTAGACCCTATCTCTACATCGGTTTGCTTGGAGCAGAGTATTTTATACTCTGGAGCGATACTCCCGTTATCAATAGACGGGCAGCGGAGGACTCTGATAGCTTCAGGCACTGTCCTAGGGGGTGTAGTTATTTGGGAGTTAGAATCTCAGGCTATATTGCATACCTTGTCATCTCACGAGGGATCTATATTTGGTGTTGTATTTTCATCCGACGGAAAGATTTTGGCCAGTTGCTCTGATGACAGGTCTATCAGACTGTGGGAGGTACAATCAGGCAAGGAGATTGCCATTGGATGGGGTCATCATGCTAGAATATGGCAACTGCTTTTTGTACACGACAACGAAAAGCTTATTAGTGTGTCTGAGGATTGCTCAGCTAGAGTGTGGAGCTGGAATTCAGAGTCCACTTCACTTATCTGCGAACAGGTACTCGAGGGCCATCTTGGCCGAAATGTCTGGTGTGGCGCATTGGGGAATGGCGAAGATCGTTCTGTTCTAGCCACTGGTGGAGGCGATGGTAGAGTCAAACTATGGGATATTGATCTTCGAGCTTCAATAGACAGAAACACGAAAAAATATTCTATGGCTAGCACTGGATTTATGGATCCAACCCCAGTTCATAAACGAAAACAGGAAATCTTTAAGAACTACGTGCTACTCAACTACAACCATATTCTAGTCGGTACCTCGAAGAGCCGattattgttttttaatGGCAAAAGTCATACCTGGAAAGTGATTCCTGAAGTTACCGTAGATTTTTACTCTATTATTAAAGGGTTCGGAAATGATCCGAGTTGTGCCGCCATTGCAACTAGGGATGGCAAATTATTTATCGCAAGGGTCTCTGACAACGATATTGCTGTAGAATGTTTCGAGGTGGGCCATCTTTTTCAAGGAAAGCTTTCCGACCTCTTGACTTTTACAGTTAACACCAAGCATTACGTAATATTGGAGACTCAAAATCCGCACGATCCTGTTGTGTTGTTTGATGATACCGGAAAATGCAGAGCAATATTGACAGTGCCGGAAACATTCCACCcaacagctgctgtttATGAAAGTAGAACCAATATACTGTATCTGGGCTCACGCCATGGAGCAGTAGCATCGTATACTCTAGATTTTACATCTGATCGGGTTGAAATCACGCCCAATAACTGCTGGAGGCGAGTCATGTCAGAAGATGCAATCACATCAATTCTGTTGAGGCCATCAACCAATTCCCTAGAGACAACTTTAATTCTTACAAGCAGAGGAGGATACTTCATGATGGTGAATATTCAAGGTGCGCATTTACGTCAGCTTAGTCTTAATAGGCTCCCTAGATGTGATATTGAAGGAAGTTCCTATTCGAATGGAAAACTAATATTGTATGGATTCCGGACGgaccttttttttgtctggAATCATACAGATCAATATGAAGTGCTGACAGAAAAGTGCGGGGGAGCACATCGTATCTGGCACTTCAGAATGAACcctgacgatgaagatgcttACGATTTACTATATACAAAAGCTGTCGAGGTGAATCATGTGAAAAGCAGTGGTCACAGGGCCAAATTTCAACAGAGCGTTTTACAACCTCTAATACATGGCAGAGAATACCGAGGCATCGAGTTTTCTTCCAAAAAGTATAACCAGCAACTAATAATAGCCACTGGTTCGGAGGACACCTGCATATCTCTAAATACTCTAGACCCACGTACGGGAGCGTTAACCAATTGGGGAATCTATGAAAAGCATGTATCTGGTATCACATCCCTGCATTGGACCGAAGAAGGAGAGTATTTGATTTCCAGCTCAGGCCAAGAGGAGTTGACAATATGGAAAGTAACACTTGCTAAAGATGAGGGACCACACATATACCCATTAATATCACTTCCTACCACCTGTGATATCCCTGATTTGAGAATTATGAATTCTGTCACTCGGAAATTAACTAATGGAAAGTACCTTGTTGTAAGCATATACTCAGATTCAACTTTCAGAGGGTGGATTTTTGATCCCACAGAAACTTCGTTCCAGCCCTCATTCAGTGGAAACTACCGAGAGTGTTGCCTTTTGAATTGCGACATTCTTGTGCTTAACGATGAATTCTATTTATCCATTAGCTCCACCGATGGTCATCTTGCTATTTGGAAAATTGGAACGGAACAATCATTGGGTATGTTCACTCCCCTCGCTGAATCATTGCTCCGAGTACAGCTTCATCAATCTAGTGTGAAAGGCTCATTTTTCTATCAGAAGACTCCCTTATCATTTCTCCACGTTTCTGGAGGAGACGATAATTCTCTGGTCGCGACTGATATTAATTTTGCAAACGGATCAATCTCTGGAACCAGGATATCAGTTGTAGAAAACGCACATTCGGCAACAATCACGGGAATCGCCAGAATTCCAGGCGCTAGCGATTTAGTATTTGTTAGCATTGGCAGTGATCAAAATCTCAGAAAATGGAAACTGACACCAGAAGGTATTTCCTTAGTCGACTCCAGATATACCACTGTTGCTGACACCGGCGTTATTGATGCGTACAGCGATGCAAATGGGTCTATCGTTGCTCTTGCCGGAATGGGTATGTCCATATGGACTGTATAA